From a single Balneolales bacterium ANBcel1 genomic region:
- a CDS encoding COX15/CtaA family protein translates to MTWSTLFSRLNVFQKTALITIAVTFLLIFIGGLVRATGAGLGCPDWPKCFGLWIPPLSAADLPAPYDPAEFNVFKTWMEYVNRLVGVVVGFLILLTFLFSFRYLSRSTPVFLGALLAFVLVLFQGWLGGRVVLSGLEGYMITLHMVTALVILNVLVWTYYRSVRDRITFTLEAPVRRKLTVVLVLFLLVMFIQIVLGTQVREGLEAVKAAYPGLERGSWIDRVGWVDDVHRSFSWVVLILAFLFQLLVRRFNAEPYLRLLALLTTASVVLQIAVGAGLVYLAIPPAFQVLHLWIAAFSTVVLFVALLLVADASKRKTV, encoded by the coding sequence ATGACCTGGAGCACACTGTTCAGCAGGCTGAATGTATTTCAAAAAACCGCACTGATAACCATAGCCGTAACGTTTCTGCTGATTTTTATCGGTGGACTGGTGCGTGCCACGGGGGCGGGCCTGGGTTGTCCCGACTGGCCCAAATGCTTCGGCCTGTGGATTCCTCCGCTTTCGGCCGCCGACCTCCCGGCTCCCTACGACCCGGCCGAGTTCAATGTGTTTAAAACCTGGATGGAGTATGTCAATCGCCTTGTTGGGGTGGTGGTCGGTTTTCTGATACTGCTCACGTTTCTGTTTTCATTTCGGTACCTATCCCGCAGTACCCCGGTTTTCCTCGGCGCACTGCTCGCGTTCGTGCTGGTTCTGTTCCAGGGATGGCTTGGCGGCAGGGTCGTGCTCAGCGGACTCGAAGGCTACATGATTACTTTGCACATGGTGACCGCGCTGGTGATTTTAAATGTGCTGGTATGGACCTACTACCGCTCTGTCCGCGACAGGATTACGTTTACACTTGAAGCGCCGGTACGCAGAAAACTGACCGTGGTGCTGGTACTGTTTCTTCTGGTCATGTTCATTCAGATTGTATTGGGAACACAGGTCAGAGAGGGACTGGAGGCCGTCAAAGCGGCCTATCCCGGACTGGAAAGGGGCAGCTGGATCGACCGGGTCGGATGGGTGGATGATGTGCACCGCAGCTTTTCGTGGGTCGTCCTGATATTGGCATTCCTGTTCCAGCTGCTGGTTCGCAGATTTAACGCCGAACCGTATCTTCGGCTGCTTGCACTGCTCACAACCGCATCGGTTGTACTTCAGATTGCTGTCGGCGCAGGTCTTGTTTATCTTGCCATCCCACCGGCATTTCAGGTACTGCACCTGTGGATAGCCGCGTTTTCAACCGTTGTGCTGTTTGTTGCACTTTTACTGGTTGCAGATGCTTCCAAACGCAAAACCGTTTAA
- the cyoE gene encoding heme o synthase, producing the protein MATISPLDLQNIRSTFSDYLTLTKPGITLLVLVSMSVGFFLASGSEPSLVLFLHAFFGTMLIAGGTAAHNQYIERDLDKQMVRTVKRPLPARKIPPGNALVFSLSLMGIGFLYLLLLVNPLTGLISALTSVLYLAFYTPLKRLSFVNVMVGAVPGALPPVGGWVAASGALADPVPWILFAIVFLWQVPHVVAIAWLCNDDYVAAGFYMLPKSDSSGLISALTITLCLILILPVSFMLYTFDMTGITYLAGALASGLFFLYTGLRFQWSRSIGNARKVLYGSLIYLPVVWVFIFADLLIVRFF; encoded by the coding sequence TTGGCTACCATCTCCCCGCTCGATCTGCAGAACATCCGAAGCACCTTTTCCGATTATCTTACCCTTACCAAGCCCGGTATCACATTGCTGGTACTGGTGAGCATGAGTGTCGGTTTTTTTCTCGCATCGGGAAGCGAACCCTCTCTCGTGTTGTTTCTCCATGCGTTTTTCGGCACCATGCTGATAGCCGGGGGCACCGCCGCGCATAACCAGTACATCGAGCGGGACCTCGACAAACAGATGGTGCGAACGGTGAAACGCCCCCTTCCGGCCCGCAAGATCCCGCCGGGAAATGCACTCGTGTTCTCTCTATCTCTGATGGGGATAGGCTTTCTGTACCTGCTCTTGCTGGTCAATCCGCTCACCGGACTCATCTCGGCGCTCACTTCGGTACTTTACCTCGCTTTTTACACCCCCCTGAAACGGCTCAGCTTCGTAAATGTGATGGTCGGAGCCGTTCCCGGCGCCCTGCCCCCGGTCGGTGGCTGGGTGGCCGCTTCCGGAGCACTTGCCGATCCTGTCCCGTGGATTCTCTTTGCCATCGTTTTCCTGTGGCAGGTTCCCCACGTGGTCGCCATCGCCTGGCTTTGCAACGACGACTATGTGGCGGCCGGTTTCTACATGCTCCCCAAAAGCGACAGCTCCGGGTTGATTTCGGCCCTGACCATCACCCTGTGCCTGATCCTTATCCTGCCCGTGAGCTTTATGCTTTACACCTTTGACATGACCGGCATCACCTATCTTGCAGGAGCTCTCGCATCCGGACTCTTTTTCCTCTATACCGGCCTGCGCTTTCAGTGGAGCCGATCGATCGGCAACGCCCGAAAAGTGCTGTACGGGTCCCTTATTTACCTGCCGGTCGTCTGGGTGTTCATTTTTGCAGACCTGCTGATCGTCCGCTTTTTCTGA
- a CDS encoding class II fumarate hydratase, giving the protein MTKFRIEKDSMGEVKVPESAFYAAQTQRAKENFPISEMRFDRAFIQAVGYVKQACALVNQDLGLLPENVAKYVVKASQMVVDGGLDEHFVVDVFQTGSGTSTNMNANEVIANRANWLAAQDGVEVKIHPNDHVNFGQSSNDVFPTAIRVSALLAAQNQLIPALDYLRKAFHEKGQEYADVVKTGRTHLMDAMPLTIAQQFGGYERQLELGVKRLESALARLAELPQGGTAIGTGINTHEEFGKRFAEKISELTGASFVEAVDHFEAQAMIDAPVETSGQLKTIAVSMIKIANDLRWMNSGPNSGLGEVQLKALQPGSSIMPGKVNPVIEESVAMVCAQVIGNDTTITIGGQSGNFELNVMLPVVGYNLNQSIVLLANAARNFADQSVSGIIVKKEAIADKIGKNPILVTALNPIIGYDLAAKIAKTAFADDRPLKEVALEMTDLSEEELDKALDPMKMTKGGFTE; this is encoded by the coding sequence ATGACAAAATTCCGTATTGAAAAGGATTCCATGGGCGAGGTGAAGGTGCCGGAAAGCGCCTTCTACGCCGCCCAGACACAGCGAGCCAAAGAGAACTTCCCCATCAGTGAAATGCGCTTCGATCGCGCCTTTATCCAGGCGGTCGGCTATGTCAAGCAGGCCTGCGCACTGGTCAACCAGGACCTCGGGCTGCTTCCCGAAAATGTAGCAAAATATGTCGTCAAGGCCTCTCAGATGGTAGTGGACGGTGGACTGGACGAGCACTTTGTCGTCGATGTATTCCAGACCGGTTCCGGTACCTCCACCAACATGAATGCCAACGAGGTTATCGCCAACCGGGCCAACTGGCTGGCCGCCCAGGACGGTGTTGAGGTGAAGATCCATCCCAACGACCATGTCAATTTTGGTCAGAGCTCCAACGACGTGTTTCCGACCGCCATCCGTGTTTCTGCGCTGCTCGCCGCTCAGAATCAGCTTATTCCGGCACTGGATTACCTCCGCAAGGCGTTTCACGAGAAAGGACAGGAGTATGCCGATGTGGTTAAAACCGGTCGTACCCACCTGATGGACGCGATGCCTCTGACCATCGCCCAGCAGTTCGGCGGTTACGAGAGGCAGCTTGAGCTGGGTGTGAAGCGACTGGAATCCGCACTCGCGCGGCTTGCGGAGCTTCCCCAGGGAGGCACGGCCATCGGAACCGGCATCAATACGCATGAGGAGTTCGGCAAGCGTTTCGCCGAAAAGATCTCGGAACTCACCGGCGCCTCTTTTGTGGAGGCCGTGGACCATTTTGAGGCACAGGCCATGATCGATGCTCCTGTGGAGACCAGCGGCCAGCTGAAGACCATTGCCGTGAGCATGATCAAGATCGCCAATGACCTGCGGTGGATGAATTCCGGCCCGAACAGCGGCCTCGGCGAGGTGCAGCTGAAGGCGCTTCAGCCCGGATCCTCCATCATGCCCGGCAAGGTGAACCCGGTGATTGAAGAGTCGGTGGCCATGGTCTGCGCACAGGTTATCGGCAACGACACAACCATCACCATCGGCGGGCAGTCGGGTAACTTCGAATTGAATGTGATGCTGCCGGTGGTCGGATACAACCTGAATCAAAGCATCGTGCTGCTGGCCAATGCGGCCCGCAACTTCGCAGATCAGTCGGTATCCGGCATTATTGTCAAGAAAGAGGCGATCGCAGATAAAATCGGAAAGAATCCGATTCTGGTGACGGCGCTCAACCCGATTATCGGGTACGACCTGGCCGCCAAAATCGCCAAAACCGCCTTCGCAGACGATCGTCCGCTGAAAGAGGTGGCCCTCGAGATGACCGACCTCAGCGAAGAGGAACTCGACAAGGCACTTGACCCGATGAAGATGACCAAAGGCGGGTTTACCGAATAA
- a CDS encoding dehydrogenase E1 component subunit alpha/beta, producing the protein MTVKTPSKLSSLVEQDSEFKVRSTPISSLSKEELLAVYREMLLVRRLDEKMLILLKQGRGHFHVGCSGHEAIQLASAHALRKKQDWAMPYYRDLAFSVGFGLTSRDILSAHLSKVTDPSGGRQMPSHFNSRKHHIVSVSSSIGAQFLPGLGVAQAAVKEGKDDVVYISTGEGGTSQGVFYELLNWASLCKAPVVLVVQDNKYAISVPLAEQTSNQSISKTVRGFENLAIYEADGTDYFNSLAAMKKAVDRARSGEGPVLVHAHVVRLVPHSSSDDPTKYRDSGEMEREWMHDPLLKLKQRLLEAGIAEEEELESLKEDVFNHVEKDTEWCNRQDSPKPEEALLHVVSDKPAELNYENGKPDGELTVMVDAINHALSEEMERNDKVLVFGQDVAGNKGGVFTATRGLTEKFGQERCYNSPLSEASILGTACGLAIRGMKPVPEIQFGDYIWPAMEMVKNQIDSLRYRSNNEFSAPMVIRVPVGGYINGGLCHSQNIESTFAHFPGLKVVMPSNAADAKGLLKSAIRSDDPILFLEHKALYRQGFARRPEPGPDYLLPIGKAAVVREGRDATIVTYGAMVQKALNAAKEYAAKGVELEVLDIRTIQPLDTETILASAAKTGRVLILHEDYEFMGLGAEIAARISSDVFEALDAPIRRVAAKFSPIPYASQLEDVVLPNDSDIRQALDELIHY; encoded by the coding sequence ATGACTGTTAAAACCCCCTCAAAGCTATCTTCCCTGGTAGAGCAGGATTCCGAGTTCAAGGTTCGCTCAACACCGATTTCATCACTGTCGAAAGAGGAGCTGCTGGCTGTTTACAGGGAGATGCTTCTGGTCAGAAGGCTCGACGAAAAGATGCTGATCCTGCTTAAGCAGGGAAGGGGCCATTTTCATGTCGGATGCTCCGGACACGAGGCGATTCAGCTGGCTTCCGCGCACGCGCTGAGAAAGAAGCAGGACTGGGCGATGCCCTATTACCGCGACCTGGCTTTTTCGGTCGGATTCGGCCTGACGTCACGTGATATCCTCTCGGCCCACCTCAGCAAGGTGACCGACCCCTCGGGCGGGCGGCAGATGCCGTCCCATTTTAACAGCAGAAAGCACCACATTGTCTCCGTTTCCAGCTCTATCGGCGCCCAGTTCCTTCCCGGCCTCGGCGTGGCGCAAGCGGCCGTAAAGGAGGGCAAGGATGATGTCGTGTATATCTCTACCGGCGAAGGCGGAACCTCGCAGGGAGTGTTTTACGAACTGCTGAACTGGGCTTCCCTGTGCAAGGCCCCGGTGGTCCTGGTGGTGCAGGACAACAAATACGCCATCAGTGTGCCTTTGGCCGAACAAACCAGCAACCAGAGTATATCAAAAACCGTCAGGGGGTTTGAAAACCTGGCCATCTATGAGGCCGATGGAACCGACTATTTTAATTCACTCGCCGCAATGAAGAAGGCGGTTGATAGGGCACGCAGCGGAGAGGGGCCTGTACTGGTTCATGCGCATGTGGTTCGGCTGGTTCCGCACTCCTCGTCTGATGACCCGACAAAATATCGTGACAGCGGAGAAATGGAGCGGGAATGGATGCATGACCCCTTGCTCAAGCTCAAACAGCGTCTGCTTGAAGCCGGAATAGCAGAAGAGGAAGAGCTGGAATCACTGAAAGAAGATGTCTTCAACCATGTTGAAAAGGACACGGAATGGTGCAACAGGCAGGATTCCCCCAAACCGGAGGAAGCGTTGCTGCATGTGGTCTCCGATAAGCCCGCCGAGCTGAATTATGAAAATGGCAAGCCGGACGGGGAACTCACGGTGATGGTGGATGCCATCAACCATGCGCTTAGCGAGGAGATGGAGCGCAACGACAAGGTGCTGGTATTTGGGCAGGATGTCGCCGGAAACAAAGGCGGGGTGTTTACCGCGACCCGGGGGCTTACCGAAAAGTTTGGTCAGGAGCGATGCTATAACAGTCCGCTTTCCGAGGCCTCTATCCTGGGAACCGCCTGTGGCCTTGCTATCCGTGGGATGAAGCCCGTGCCCGAGATCCAGTTCGGTGATTATATCTGGCCTGCCATGGAGATGGTCAAGAACCAGATTGACTCACTCCGCTACCGTTCGAACAACGAGTTCAGCGCGCCCATGGTGATCCGGGTGCCGGTAGGGGGCTACATCAACGGCGGACTTTGCCACAGCCAGAATATCGAATCGACCTTTGCCCATTTCCCCGGCCTGAAGGTGGTAATGCCGTCCAATGCCGCCGATGCCAAAGGCCTGCTGAAGTCCGCGATCCGGAGCGATGATCCGATTCTGTTTCTGGAGCACAAGGCTCTCTATCGCCAGGGATTCGCCCGGCGCCCCGAGCCCGGTCCCGATTACCTGCTGCCCATCGGAAAGGCGGCGGTGGTGCGGGAAGGGCGCGACGCGACCATCGTCACCTACGGTGCCATGGTGCAGAAAGCGTTGAATGCCGCCAAGGAGTATGCGGCCAAAGGGGTCGAACTGGAGGTGCTGGATATCCGAACCATTCAGCCGCTGGATACCGAAACCATACTGGCCTCGGCTGCCAAAACCGGACGCGTGCTTATTTTGCACGAAGATTATGAGTTCATGGGACTGGGAGCCGAAATTGCCGCCCGCATCTCTTCGGATGTGTTTGAAGCGCTTGACGCACCTATACGAAGGGTGGCCGCCAAATTCTCACCCATTCCCTACGCCTCTCAGCTGGAGGATGTCGTCCTGCCCAACGACAGTGATATACGGCAGGCTCTTGATGAGCTGATTCATTATTAA